A stretch of the SAR86 cluster bacterium genome encodes the following:
- a CDS encoding phytanoyl-CoA dioxygenase family protein yields MSYFLSDHEKLQYKNDGYILRENQFSSTEIDIFRNFFETTVSKAHSIAGEGKEYFLDAKRFVDIDYLTLQFEPEPHENFLKVIEPAHSLNSDLEKIIADRKLTDPIRSILSLDEVSLWTDKLNLKRPKIGSGFGWHQDSPYWIHDSEDVDTLPNVYVCLDDANESNGCFSVIKGSHKKGCLPGTFDNSQLGGFFTDQDTFDIDDAVDLIASAGSLIFFNQHIVHGSKPNQSNQERRAYIVTYQPKNRAMLKSGEVKNI; encoded by the coding sequence GTGTCGTATTTCCTATCAGATCACGAGAAACTTCAATATAAGAATGATGGTTATATCCTTAGAGAAAATCAGTTTTCTTCAACTGAAATAGATATTTTCAGGAATTTCTTTGAGACTACTGTTTCTAAAGCTCACTCAATAGCCGGAGAGGGCAAAGAGTATTTCTTAGATGCAAAGAGATTTGTTGATATTGATTACTTGACTCTTCAATTTGAACCAGAGCCTCATGAAAATTTCTTAAAAGTTATCGAACCAGCTCATTCTCTCAATTCAGATCTTGAAAAGATTATTGCAGATAGAAAATTAACTGATCCAATAAGATCTATCTTGTCTCTAGATGAAGTTAGTTTATGGACGGATAAGCTGAACCTTAAGAGACCAAAAATTGGGTCAGGGTTTGGCTGGCATCAAGATTCACCATACTGGATTCATGATAGTGAAGATGTCGATACTTTGCCTAATGTTTATGTCTGTTTAGATGATGCTAACGAATCAAATGGATGTTTCAGTGTTATTAAAGGTAGTCATAAGAAAGGTTGTTTACCTGGAACATTTGATAATTCTCAATTAGGAGGGTTTTTTACGGACCAAGATACATTCGATATCGATGATGCAGTTGATTTAATAGCCTCAGCGGGATCTCTAATCTTTTTTAATCAACATATAGTTCACGGCTCGAAGCCTAATCAATCTAATCAAGAG
- a CDS encoding DUF1295 domain-containing protein gives MKRTVTIPATFISIALGVIIALAGSQGSELYNGVALFAICASVSYLLHWIIFIPSYIYQTEHYFDLTGSISYLSAIGLGFYLNPSMDPRDLLIGVLIVIWAVRLGTFLFSRVKQDGKDGRFTIMKTQFHWYIMTWTLGGLWVFLTMAAGLAAITSNVNIPLGVMAYLGLALWILGFSIEVIADKQKRDFKKQQNKEKEYITSGLWAWSRHPNYFGEITLWAGLTLIALPVLSGWQLVTLISPIFVYVLLTRISGIPMLENRGMKKWGSDPEYIDYLERTPSLLLKKPNK, from the coding sequence ATGAAAAGAACTGTAACCATACCAGCAACATTTATAAGTATAGCCTTAGGAGTCATTATTGCTCTAGCGGGCAGTCAAGGGTCAGAGCTCTACAACGGAGTAGCACTATTTGCTATATGTGCAAGTGTTAGCTATTTGCTGCACTGGATAATATTCATACCCTCTTATATTTATCAAACAGAACATTATTTTGATCTAACAGGTTCAATTTCTTATCTTAGTGCTATAGGTTTGGGTTTTTATCTCAATCCATCTATGGACCCTAGGGACTTACTCATTGGTGTTTTGATAGTGATTTGGGCTGTAAGACTTGGGACATTTCTTTTCTCAAGAGTTAAACAAGATGGGAAAGATGGAAGATTCACAATCATGAAAACTCAATTCCATTGGTACATCATGACTTGGACTTTGGGAGGTCTATGGGTCTTTCTAACAATGGCAGCAGGATTAGCTGCAATTACATCTAATGTAAATATTCCTCTTGGAGTCATGGCTTATCTGGGATTAGCTTTATGGATTCTAGGCTTTTCGATTGAGGTTATTGCTGATAAGCAAAAAAGGGATTTCAAGAAACAACAAAATAAAGAAAAAGAATATATAACTTCTGGTCTTTGGGCCTGGTCTAGACATCCCAACTATTTTGGAGAAATCACCTTATGGGCAGGACTGACTTTAATAGCACTTCCAGTATTGAGCGGGTGGCAGTTAGTCACCCTCATCTCTCCAATTTTTGTCTATGTTCTCTTAACAAGAATAAGCGGCATTCCGATGCTTGAAAATAGAGGAATGAAAAAATGGGGCTCTGATCCAGAATATATCGACTATTTGGAAAGGACGCCTTCATTGCTTCTAAAAAAACCCAATAAATAG
- a CDS encoding MAPEG family protein encodes MITLIILSLLLTLIQLLTPAVLNSKNLDFLISNREGSVEEAPVVGRTRRAGSNILESLPAFLALAILSIVLEIDNYNLAMFWLGSRVLYYFTYMFGILYLRTLVWGVSIVCLVMMAIALI; translated from the coding sequence ATGATCACATTAATTATTCTCTCTTTATTACTAACCTTAATTCAACTTTTAACTCCAGCAGTACTGAATAGCAAAAACTTAGATTTTCTCATCTCAAATAGAGAAGGTTCTGTTGAAGAGGCCCCAGTTGTTGGTCGAACCAGAAGAGCAGGGTCTAATATCTTAGAGAGTTTACCTGCATTTTTAGCACTAGCCATTCTGTCTATAGTTTTGGAAATTGATAATTATAATCTAGCGATGTTTTGGCTAGGCTCAAGGGTGCTTTATTACTTCACTTATATGTTTGGTATTTTGTATCTTAGAACACTTGTTTGGGGAGTCTCTATTGTTTGTCTGGTAATGATGGCTATAGCGTTGATTTGA
- a CDS encoding antibiotic biosynthesis monooxygenase — MIGVVATLKIKEGSGADFEAVASQLVEKVNANEDGVVYYDLYKEDDTTYVFLERYKDQEAQDAHGKTDYFRELGAKMGAFMAGAPEIKMLQSV, encoded by the coding sequence ATGATAGGAGTAGTTGCTACTTTAAAAATTAAAGAAGGTTCTGGAGCAGATTTCGAAGCCGTAGCATCTCAATTGGTTGAGAAAGTGAATGCAAATGAAGATGGTGTGGTCTATTACGATTTATATAAAGAAGATGACACAACTTATGTTTTTCTTGAAAGATATAAAGACCAAGAGGCACAAGATGCTCACGGGAAAACTGATTATTTCAGAGAGCTTGGTGCAAAAATGGGTGCATTCATGGCAGGGGCGCCTGAAATAAAAATGCTTCAATCAGTCTAA
- the zapE gene encoding cell division protein ZapE — translation MKPTDLYSNLIADGQLSFDKEQKTLLNKLDKLNGALIKRSKSWFKRKSIKGLYIRGEVGRGKTQMMDIFFETLDLKKKKRIHFHRFMKLLHEDLDELSGKKDPLKIAADNISKDTEVLCFDEFYVEDIGDAMLLGRFINELFEKKVTLVTTSNTHPDNLYKDGLHRSRFLPAIESIKKNCEIYELDSAQDYRLRTLEQLEIFVIGKKEEGASELESNFSELTNDDYLEGENIEVLGRKIKTIKLSQGSVWLSFSEICEGPRSAKDYIEICSEFHTLFVSDVPVFQSSNDDSARRFIALVDECYERNVNLILSMKTGLSELYAGERLSEPFKRTISRLEEMRSREYLSRPHIM, via the coding sequence TTGAAGCCCACCGATCTTTATTCCAACTTGATTGCAGATGGGCAACTAAGCTTTGATAAAGAGCAAAAAACTCTCCTTAACAAGCTAGATAAATTAAATGGGGCTCTAATAAAGCGCTCTAAGTCTTGGTTTAAACGTAAAAGTATAAAAGGGTTATACATCAGAGGAGAAGTCGGAAGAGGCAAAACTCAAATGATGGATATCTTCTTTGAAACTTTAGATTTGAAAAAGAAGAAAAGAATTCATTTCCATAGGTTTATGAAATTACTGCATGAAGATCTAGATGAGCTTTCAGGAAAGAAAGACCCACTTAAGATTGCAGCCGACAATATATCTAAAGATACTGAAGTGTTATGTTTTGATGAGTTTTATGTTGAGGATATTGGTGATGCTATGCTTCTTGGTAGATTCATTAACGAACTATTTGAAAAAAAAGTAACTCTAGTTACTACTTCTAATACTCATCCCGATAATCTTTATAAAGATGGTCTTCACAGAAGTAGATTCCTGCCTGCAATTGAATCAATCAAGAAAAATTGTGAGATTTACGAATTAGACTCTGCGCAAGATTATCGTCTTAGAACTCTAGAACAACTAGAAATATTTGTCATTGGGAAAAAAGAGGAAGGGGCAAGTGAACTTGAATCAAATTTTTCAGAACTTACAAATGATGACTATCTTGAAGGAGAAAATATTGAAGTTCTTGGAAGAAAGATTAAGACAATAAAGCTTTCACAAGGTTCCGTTTGGTTATCTTTCAGCGAGATTTGCGAAGGTCCCAGAAGTGCTAAGGATTACATTGAAATTTGCAGTGAATTTCATACTCTCTTTGTATCTGATGTTCCGGTCTTTCAATCATCTAATGATGATTCAGCACGAAGGTTTATCGCTTTAGTAGACGAATGTTACGAGAGAAATGTAAACCTAATCCTTTCTATGAAGACGGGATTAAGTGAATTGTATGCAGGAGAAAGGTTATCTGAACCTTTCAAGAGAACTATTAGTCGTCTTGAAGAAATGAGGTCAAGAGAGTATCTCTCGAGACCTCACATCATGTAA